One genomic region from Pyrinomonadaceae bacterium encodes:
- a CDS encoding isoprenylcysteine carboxylmethyltransferase family protein — protein sequence MSARRGGTWFQRWRVPLGFLIAPIFVLLARPRPWTLAIGGVIGLLGLGLRAWASGHLRKNDALAITGPYAYTRNPLYLGSFLIGIGFTVAGGRWALALLFAALFLGIYVPVMRVESATLEELFGHKYRRYAQAVPLFIPRPRPYREKAGAKFDVTLYKRYREYQAALGFVIAWTLLALKAWYFRY from the coding sequence GTGAGCGCACGCCGAGGCGGAACCTGGTTTCAACGTTGGCGCGTGCCGCTTGGATTCCTGATCGCGCCGATTTTTGTTTTGCTGGCCCGGCCCAGACCCTGGACCCTGGCGATCGGTGGCGTCATTGGTTTACTCGGACTGGGGTTGCGCGCGTGGGCTTCGGGCCACCTGCGGAAGAATGACGCGCTCGCGATTACTGGCCCGTATGCATACACACGGAACCCGCTGTACCTCGGGAGTTTCTTAATTGGGATCGGTTTTACCGTCGCCGGTGGTCGATGGGCGCTGGCCCTCCTGTTTGCCGCGCTGTTCCTGGGCATCTATGTCCCCGTCATGCGCGTCGAATCCGCGACGCTGGAGGAGCTGTTCGGGCATAAATATCGCCGGTATGCTCAGGCGGTCCCCCTGTTCATCCCGAGGCCGCGGCCGTATCGCGAAAAGGCCGGTGCGAAGTTTGATGTGACGCTCTACAAGCGCTATCGGGAATATCAGGCGGCGCTCGGCTTTGTAATTGCGTGGACTTTGCTAGCGCTCAAGGCCTGGTACTTTCGTTATTGA
- the thiL gene encoding thiamine-phosphate kinase has protein sequence MNEFDFIRRLREQTKSRSQSSRLSVGIGDDAAVIRQYSDRDFVLTTDLLVEGIDFHPQITPPRLLGHKALAVSMSDIAAMGARPRWALASVGFAKDVWDSNFKDDFFAGYLGLADRYDVTLAGGDVSASPQIVIDSILVGEVTTGRAVLRSTAQPGDQIFVTGSLGGAAAGLKLIEFGARVSEPGAAGSDSDDDAIQALLLRQLSPQPRVGWGIVLGEEHLATSMIDISDGLSSDLHHLCTESSVGATIDAASLPLDENVVHLCGRRALDPLALALHGGEDFELLFTVARENVKRLPQLVDGIPISHIGEIVDATGSVRVNEQNRVWELAPQGFEHFGDKS, from the coding sequence ATGAACGAGTTCGATTTCATCCGCCGGCTTCGTGAGCAAACCAAATCACGCTCCCAATCTTCGCGGCTAAGCGTCGGAATCGGTGACGATGCAGCAGTGATTCGACAATACTCCGACCGCGACTTTGTTTTAACGACGGACCTGCTGGTCGAAGGCATCGACTTTCACCCGCAAATTACGCCACCTCGACTCCTCGGTCACAAAGCACTGGCGGTTTCAATGTCAGACATCGCGGCCATGGGCGCGCGTCCACGTTGGGCGCTTGCTTCAGTCGGCTTTGCGAAAGACGTTTGGGATAGCAACTTCAAAGATGACTTCTTCGCGGGCTACCTGGGACTGGCTGATCGATATGACGTCACACTTGCGGGCGGTGATGTTTCCGCCTCGCCGCAGATTGTTATCGATTCAATTCTCGTTGGCGAGGTAACGACCGGACGGGCCGTTTTGCGATCCACTGCGCAACCCGGCGATCAAATTTTTGTAACGGGCAGTCTCGGCGGCGCCGCGGCGGGATTGAAGCTGATTGAATTTGGCGCGCGTGTGTCAGAACCGGGAGCCGCCGGATCGGACAGCGACGACGACGCGATCCAAGCCCTTCTCCTTCGCCAACTCTCTCCGCAACCGCGTGTCGGCTGGGGCATCGTTCTCGGCGAAGAGCATCTGGCTACTTCAATGATCGACATCAGCGACGGCCTCTCTTCCGACCTGCATCACCTTTGCACCGAGAGCAGCGTCGGCGCGACGATTGACGCCGCGTCGCTCCCCCTTGATGAAAACGTGGTGCATCTCTGCGGCCGTCGCGCGCTCGACCCGCTTGCGCTCGCTTTGCATGGCGGCGAGGATTTTGAGCTGCTTTTTACCGTTGCTCGAGAAAACGTAAAGCGCCTGCCGCAGCTCGTGGATGGGATTCCGATTTCACACATCGGCGAAATTGTAGACGCGACGGGAAGCGTGCGCGTTAATGAACAGAATCGAGTCTGGGAGCTTGCCCCGCAAGGTTTCGAGCATTTCGGGGATAAGTCATGA
- a CDS encoding glycerophosphodiester phosphodiesterase family protein, with the protein MRATKSVRQSEAISQTSPLIIGHRGASAFAPENTLAAFARALDDGADGLELDVRLAKDGAAVVTHDATLRRTGLTSGEVARMTSAQLAKVNAGSWFNRAHPTLARDEYEQQRVATLTDVFQLLRDKPGVIYVELKTDGADSSSDLVRAVADAIVHFGFHARVVVVSFKLPALATIKSLNPSIRTGALFAPQRRPNVSWRADSMLAAATDCGADELLPHRLLARPKLIEKARDQHLPVVVWTVDDQSWVSRAGTLGIHALITNNPAQLLNV; encoded by the coding sequence TTGCGCGCAACTAAATCCGTAAGACAATCCGAAGCGATTTCACAAACCAGCCCATTAATCATTGGTCATCGGGGCGCGTCAGCCTTTGCGCCAGAAAATACTTTGGCGGCATTCGCACGCGCGCTTGACGACGGCGCAGATGGACTTGAGCTTGATGTGCGACTTGCGAAAGACGGCGCCGCGGTTGTAACTCACGACGCCACGCTGCGACGCACGGGTTTGACGTCAGGTGAAGTCGCAAGGATGACGTCCGCACAACTCGCAAAGGTTAACGCCGGCAGTTGGTTCAATCGCGCACACCCCACGCTTGCGCGCGATGAGTACGAGCAGCAACGCGTGGCCACGCTCACCGATGTGTTTCAGTTACTCCGCGACAAACCAGGCGTCATCTACGTTGAGCTTAAAACCGACGGCGCAGACTCATCCAGCGATCTGGTGCGAGCCGTTGCTGACGCAATCGTCCATTTCGGTTTCCACGCACGCGTGGTGGTAGTTAGTTTCAAGCTCCCGGCATTAGCCACAATCAAGTCGCTCAATCCTTCGATTCGGACGGGGGCATTATTCGCGCCGCAACGTCGCCCTAATGTGAGCTGGCGGGCGGACTCAATGCTAGCCGCCGCAACTGACTGCGGCGCGGACGAACTTCTGCCGCATCGCCTCCTCGCGCGACCGAAGCTCATCGAGAAAGCGCGTGACCAGCACCTGCCAGTCGTTGTCTGGACAGTGGACGATCAATCCTGGGTCTCTCGCGCTGGAACTCTCGGCATCCATGCGCTCATCACCAACAATCCGGCTCAACTACTTAACGTTTAG
- a CDS encoding aminotransferase class I/II-fold pyridoxal phosphate-dependent enzyme, translated as MIATAAGFRLAARFDEVGFSDIVNIRNRVMELRTQGASVYQFEGGEPFRPTPDYIKDAMVAALKDNKTRYAPSSGIPELRQAITDKLRTRNNIPANVENVLVVIGGMQGLFAAFQSVVNHGDEVLVFSPFWTPIKDLVAHCEGRIVLVPTQEARADGFAATLARYASPKTRAIYFNTPTNPSGVVFTRAEAEAVARFAIDRDLIIIADEAYEDIVYDSEHFSIASLDGMFERTITTFTLSKSYAMTGWRIGYAVATEPWMTGLRKALLYSSNGVSTPTQWAALAAFTTDSDFLETSRAAYRERRDLLVAGLSELGLTCDPPAGAFYAFPDVTRISANSREAAEVLLNRAQVATVPGVVFGPDGEGHVRFSFSTSIETIQGGLESLRRNL; from the coding sequence ATGATCGCTACGGCCGCCGGGTTTCGCCTCGCCGCGCGCTTTGATGAAGTCGGATTTTCCGACATCGTAAACATCCGTAATCGGGTCATGGAACTCCGAACGCAGGGCGCGAGCGTCTATCAGTTCGAAGGCGGCGAACCCTTCCGTCCGACCCCTGACTACATTAAGGACGCCATGGTCGCCGCGCTGAAAGACAACAAGACTCGCTATGCGCCCTCGTCCGGCATTCCCGAACTGCGCCAGGCCATCACTGACAAGCTGCGAACGCGCAACAATATTCCGGCGAACGTTGAGAACGTCCTCGTGGTCATCGGCGGTATGCAGGGTCTGTTTGCCGCGTTCCAATCGGTGGTCAATCACGGCGATGAGGTTCTGGTGTTCTCGCCGTTCTGGACTCCTATCAAAGATTTAGTCGCGCACTGTGAGGGACGGATCGTACTCGTCCCCACCCAGGAAGCGCGCGCGGACGGATTCGCCGCAACCCTCGCGCGCTACGCCTCGCCAAAGACGCGCGCCATCTACTTCAACACGCCGACCAATCCTTCCGGCGTGGTGTTTACGCGAGCTGAAGCCGAGGCAGTCGCTCGCTTTGCAATCGATCGTGACCTCATCATCATCGCGGACGAAGCTTACGAAGACATCGTTTACGACAGCGAGCACTTCTCAATCGCTTCGCTCGACGGCATGTTTGAACGAACGATCACGACCTTCACGTTGTCGAAATCTTATGCGATGACCGGCTGGCGCATTGGCTACGCAGTGGCAACTGAACCGTGGATGACCGGACTGCGCAAAGCGCTGCTGTACTCTTCCAACGGAGTTTCGACGCCGACGCAATGGGCGGCGCTGGCAGCGTTCACGACCGATTCAGACTTTTTGGAAACCTCGCGGGCTGCTTATCGCGAGCGACGCGACTTGTTGGTGGCTGGATTGAGTGAACTCGGTCTGACCTGCGACCCACCGGCGGGCGCGTTCTACGCTTTTCCGGACGTGACGCGCATCAGCGCCAACAGTCGCGAAGCGGCGGAAGTCTTATTGAACCGCGCCCAGGTAGCCACCGTCCCCGGCGTAGTGTTCGGGCCCGACGGTGAAGGTCACGTGCGGTTTTCCTTCTCGACTTCGATCGAAACCATTCAGGGCGGCCTCGAATCCCTGCGACGGAATCTTTAG
- the waaF gene encoding lipopolysaccharide heptosyltransferase II → MIKAHDVSSIVVRAPNWVGDAVMSVAALRELRRLFPNSHITVVSKPGTAEVFAGADYIDDVLVYERAGVKSFFDQVDAWKQREFDLALLFQNAFEAAALSFIARVPLRVGYATERRAFLLGHAVPVPAWKSERHEIFYYLNLVAELEKLLTGSTAEPAEPHFGISVSDRQKREARRLLLERKAETAKPLVLLCPGSVNSRAKRWPAERYAALADQFADTGATVALIGASSELDVSQAVAAMTRRPPVVFTGQTSVSEVLALISIADVLITNDTGPAHIGAAVGTPTLVIFGPTNPLTTRPFGPAGEIIRYPPECAPCMLRDCPIDHRCMTAIAPEEVFDRAQRVMRQRLEVAV, encoded by the coding sequence TTGATCAAAGCGCACGACGTCAGCAGCATTGTCGTCCGCGCGCCCAACTGGGTCGGCGACGCGGTGATGAGTGTCGCTGCCCTTCGCGAGTTGCGCCGTCTGTTTCCCAACTCGCACATTACGGTCGTTTCGAAGCCAGGCACGGCTGAAGTCTTCGCCGGCGCTGATTACATCGATGACGTGCTGGTTTACGAACGCGCCGGTGTGAAATCATTTTTCGATCAGGTCGACGCGTGGAAACAGCGGGAGTTTGATCTCGCGCTCCTCTTTCAGAACGCTTTCGAAGCAGCCGCTCTTTCATTCATAGCGCGTGTGCCCCTGCGGGTTGGTTACGCGACTGAACGGCGGGCCTTTCTCCTGGGTCACGCGGTGCCGGTCCCCGCATGGAAGAGCGAACGCCACGAGATCTTCTACTACCTGAATCTCGTCGCGGAACTGGAAAAGCTGTTAACTGGATCGACCGCTGAGCCAGCGGAGCCCCATTTTGGAATTTCAGTTTCTGACCGGCAGAAACGTGAGGCACGCCGGCTTTTGCTGGAGCGAAAGGCGGAAACCGCGAAACCGTTAGTTCTGCTCTGCCCCGGATCAGTGAACAGCCGCGCCAAGCGCTGGCCGGCGGAACGGTATGCGGCGTTGGCGGATCAATTCGCAGACACGGGAGCCACAGTCGCACTAATTGGCGCATCGAGCGAGCTTGATGTGTCGCAAGCCGTCGCTGCAATGACCAGGCGGCCGCCAGTCGTGTTCACCGGCCAAACTTCAGTCTCAGAAGTCCTCGCGCTCATCAGCATCGCCGATGTCCTGATTACGAACGACACCGGGCCCGCGCACATTGGGGCCGCGGTGGGTACGCCGACTCTCGTAATCTTCGGGCCGACTAATCCACTCACCACGCGCCCCTTTGGGCCCGCGGGGGAGATTATTCGCTACCCGCCGGAGTGTGCGCCCTGCATGTTGCGGGACTGCCCCATCGATCATCGCTGCATGACTGCGATTGCGCCTGAGGAGGTCTTCGACCGTGCTCAGAGGGTAATGCGGCAGCGTCTGGAGGTTGCCGTCTGA
- a CDS encoding inositol-3-phosphate synthase produces MPVQKGAEVAPAKGKLGVLLVGLGAVSTTFIAGVEAIKKGLAEPIGSLTQMGAIRLGKRTDNRNPKIKDFLPLATLNDLVFGAWDIFPDSAYEAALHAGVLEKDIVAKLKKPLQKIKPMKAVFDQSYVKRLSGANVKTGKHKLQLANQLIDEIAEFKRINKCDRLVMIWAASTEVFMKQHAVHRTLKSFEQAMRDNHKAIAPSMIYAYAALKSGIPFANGAPNLTVDIPALMDLANENGVAVCGKDFKTGQTLMKTILAPGLKSRMLGLDGWYSTNILGNRDGEVLDDPDSFKTKEESKLSVLEYILQPDVYPELYKDFSHVVRINYYPPRGDNKEGWDNIDIFGWLGYKMQIKIDFLCRDSILAAPIVLDLALFLDLAQRTGMKGVQEWLSFYFKSPMTAPGLYPEHDIFIQLMKLKNTLRHLRGEDLITHLGLEYYD; encoded by the coding sequence ATGCCAGTACAGAAGGGCGCGGAAGTCGCGCCTGCTAAAGGTAAGCTCGGCGTTTTGCTGGTCGGCCTGGGCGCGGTCAGCACCACATTCATCGCCGGCGTTGAAGCAATCAAGAAGGGTTTGGCCGAGCCAATCGGCAGCCTCACACAGATGGGTGCGATTCGTCTGGGCAAGCGTACGGACAACCGCAACCCGAAGATTAAGGACTTTCTCCCGCTCGCGACGCTTAACGACCTGGTGTTTGGGGCCTGGGACATTTTCCCCGATTCAGCCTACGAAGCCGCGCTGCATGCTGGCGTGCTCGAGAAGGATATCGTCGCGAAACTGAAGAAACCGCTCCAGAAGATTAAGCCGATGAAGGCTGTCTTCGACCAGTCGTACGTCAAACGTCTCAGCGGCGCGAACGTAAAAACCGGCAAACACAAACTTCAGCTGGCGAACCAGCTCATCGACGAGATCGCCGAATTCAAGCGCATAAACAAATGCGATCGCCTGGTAATGATTTGGGCGGCGTCGACGGAAGTGTTCATGAAGCAGCACGCCGTTCATCGCACGCTAAAATCGTTCGAGCAGGCGATGCGCGACAATCACAAAGCCATTGCGCCCTCGATGATCTACGCCTATGCCGCTTTGAAGTCCGGGATTCCCTTCGCAAATGGCGCGCCAAATCTTACGGTGGACATTCCCGCGCTGATGGATTTGGCCAACGAGAATGGCGTCGCCGTCTGTGGAAAAGATTTCAAGACGGGTCAGACTTTGATGAAGACGATCCTCGCGCCCGGCCTGAAGTCGCGCATGTTAGGACTGGATGGCTGGTACTCGACCAACATCCTGGGTAATCGCGATGGCGAAGTTCTTGACGATCCCGATTCTTTCAAAACAAAAGAAGAATCAAAACTCTCGGTCCTGGAGTACATCCTCCAGCCTGATGTTTATCCGGAGCTCTACAAAGACTTTTCGCACGTCGTGCGCATTAATTACTACCCGCCGCGCGGCGACAACAAAGAAGGCTGGGACAACATCGATATCTTCGGCTGGCTGGGCTATAAGATGCAGATCAAGATCGACTTTCTCTGTCGCGACTCAATTCTGGCGGCTCCGATCGTGCTTGACCTGGCGCTTTTCCTCGATTTGGCCCAGCGGACCGGCATGAAAGGCGTGCAGGAGTGGCTTTCGTTCTACTTCAAATCGCCCATGACTGCGCCTGGCTTGTACCCGGAACACGACATTTTCATTCAACTGATGAAACTGAAAAACACGCTGCGTCACCTGCGCGGCGAAGATCTCATCACCCACCTCGGACTCGAGTACTACGACTAA
- the cysS gene encoding cysteine--tRNA ligase, with protein sequence MLRIHNTLSGQLEEFKPLVEGEAKFYYCGPTVWDYGHVGNFRSAIAQDVVRRYLKFKGFRVTSVMNLTDVDDRIIAQAQKAGQSIDDYTAKYIDAYWEDFDALGCERPDVAPRATRHIAEMADLIEKLEQSGHAYRSDDSIYYRISSFPEYGKLSKINFEGNIAGGSDRIDTDKYEKEDARDFALWKAPSTPDEPAWETQIGRGRPGWHIECSAMSMKYLGETFDMHLGGIDLVFPHHENEIAQSEGGTGKQFARYWYHFEHLKVEGETMSKSKGNYYTFRDIAEKGFSPAAVRYFLLSVPFRKQLNFTFDALQGAEKTVESLRDFRARLEEARTEAGSNEGVRHATEQALKNFEAGMDDDLNTSVALAAIHDLTRAVNPEMAKGKLLDDNRRELISALERFDSVLNIFGKPQRELLDDEIQALIDERQEARHRRDFARADEIRDELTERGITLEDTKDGVRWKTK encoded by the coding sequence ATGTTGCGCATTCATAACACGCTCTCGGGTCAGCTGGAGGAGTTCAAACCGCTGGTTGAAGGCGAGGCGAAGTTTTATTACTGCGGCCCGACAGTCTGGGACTACGGACACGTCGGAAATTTCCGCTCGGCGATTGCCCAGGATGTTGTGCGGCGCTACCTGAAATTCAAGGGCTTTCGGGTGACGTCAGTCATGAATCTGACGGACGTTGACGACCGGATCATCGCGCAGGCGCAGAAGGCCGGACAATCCATCGATGACTACACCGCGAAGTACATAGACGCGTACTGGGAAGATTTCGATGCGCTCGGTTGTGAGCGACCCGATGTCGCTCCGCGCGCGACTCGGCACATCGCTGAGATGGCCGACTTGATCGAGAAGCTCGAGCAGAGCGGTCACGCTTATCGATCTGATGACTCGATCTATTACCGCATCAGCTCGTTTCCGGAATACGGGAAGCTGTCGAAGATAAATTTCGAGGGCAACATCGCCGGCGGGAGCGATCGCATCGACACCGACAAGTACGAAAAGGAAGACGCCAGGGACTTCGCACTTTGGAAAGCTCCGTCAACCCCCGATGAACCTGCGTGGGAGACCCAGATCGGGCGCGGCCGCCCCGGTTGGCACATCGAGTGTTCGGCGATGTCGATGAAGTATCTCGGCGAGACCTTCGACATGCACCTCGGCGGCATCGACCTGGTCTTTCCGCATCACGAGAACGAAATCGCGCAGAGCGAGGGCGGGACGGGAAAACAGTTCGCGCGCTACTGGTATCACTTTGAACACTTGAAGGTCGAAGGCGAGACGATGTCCAAGTCGAAAGGAAACTACTACACGTTTCGCGATATTGCGGAGAAAGGTTTTTCCCCCGCGGCCGTGCGCTACTTCCTGCTGAGCGTTCCCTTCCGCAAGCAGTTGAACTTCACGTTTGACGCCTTGCAAGGCGCTGAGAAGACGGTTGAAAGCCTTCGCGATTTTCGCGCACGGCTCGAGGAAGCCAGAACAGAAGCCGGCAGCAACGAAGGCGTCCGCCACGCGACTGAACAAGCGTTGAAAAATTTTGAAGCGGGTATGGACGACGATCTGAACACGTCGGTGGCGCTCGCGGCGATTCACGATCTGACCCGCGCGGTGAATCCCGAGATGGCGAAGGGCAAGCTGCTCGACGACAACAGGCGTGAATTGATTTCGGCGCTCGAACGGTTCGACAGCGTGCTGAACATCTTTGGAAAACCACAGCGCGAATTGCTTGACGACGAAATTCAGGCATTGATCGACGAACGTCAGGAAGCCCGTCATCGGCGCGACTTCGCCCGCGCAGACGAGATTCGCGACGAATTGACCGAGCGCGGTATTACCCTTGAAGACACCAAAGACGGCGTGCGGTGGAAGACTAAATAA
- a CDS encoding NAD(P)-dependent oxidoreductase has translation MKFLVTGGSGYLGTHLRSFFNAEDLSRRSQLDVLSPLDAARAGAYDVVIHLAAHLSKDPTDAEQTFRTNVEGTLNLLRVMEPGTVFIFASTKDVYGPHADAFEEVSETCSTEYADHSALEWSKLVAEKYVQYYAAQRDFRSCIFRLSTVYARPSEGNVNGVVTHYVESVKRGWPIRLPLEGTPVRDILHVDDFARACQAFIDSPVTHGLYNLGGGKENALSLRQIIDKTAEIIQCNPVIDEENPLPPPVPLNYVSDLTRASEDLGWRPQMGIDEGLRSLI, from the coding sequence TTGAAATTCTTAGTCACAGGCGGCAGCGGTTATCTCGGCACTCACCTCCGCTCGTTTTTCAATGCCGAAGACCTCTCGCGACGCAGTCAGCTGGACGTGCTTAGTCCTCTCGACGCGGCGCGCGCGGGCGCTTATGACGTCGTGATTCATCTGGCTGCGCACCTCAGTAAGGATCCCACAGACGCCGAACAAACATTTCGCACGAACGTCGAGGGTACCCTAAACCTGCTGCGTGTGATGGAACCAGGGACGGTTTTCATCTTCGCATCAACGAAAGATGTCTACGGGCCGCATGCCGACGCATTTGAAGAAGTGTCTGAGACGTGCAGCACAGAATACGCGGATCACAGCGCCCTGGAATGGTCGAAGCTGGTAGCCGAAAAGTACGTGCAATACTACGCCGCGCAGCGAGACTTCCGTTCGTGCATCTTTCGGCTTTCGACGGTCTACGCGCGTCCCTCGGAAGGAAACGTCAACGGGGTGGTGACGCACTATGTTGAATCGGTTAAGCGTGGCTGGCCGATTCGCCTGCCGCTCGAAGGCACACCAGTGCGCGATATTCTGCACGTTGATGATTTTGCGCGTGCGTGCCAGGCCTTCATCGATTCGCCCGTGACGCATGGGCTGTATAATCTGGGGGGAGGTAAAGAGAATGCGCTGTCTCTTCGTCAAATAATTGATAAGACTGCGGAGATCATTCAGTGCAATCCGGTCATTGACGAGGAGAATCCGTTACCGCCGCCGGTGCCGCTGAATTATGTTTCCGATTTGACTCGGGCCAGTGAGGATTTAGGCTGGCGGCCGCAGATGGGAATCGACGAAGGCCTGCGGAGTTTGATTTGA
- a CDS encoding cation:proton antiporter produces MTEFTAESFASSLAIIGAVIIVSALLSGLIDRSRLPQVAVFLALGAALGPYGLAVLNVSLQSPSLRVVATLSLALVLFTDAISLNIADVRRHAALAFRLLGPGTLVTAAIIAWAGWWLLGFSVPAAAILGAALASTDPVLLRGLLRRRDIPEDARKPLQLESGLNDVVLLPIVLVAMAFLGGGSPDRGALATLSLKLFILGPGAGVMVGLVAVAALDLIRKRLGVRRDYESLYSLGVAFTAFAAAESVHGSGFLAAFAAGITIAALDVELCDCFVEYGAVTAEMFLLFTFVLLGGSLIWSGFTVISVPSLLFTAIAVLVRTPVYLLSLQGSNVHPRGRLLIAWFGPRGLSSLLLILLPVFAGMPGGDQLFAVCSLVVLVSVVVHGGSPMLLARLARRRARREGLVTSVPPGFTSQELHSIAKLPVAVAPESGDVSSASEPAAGILETEIASQTISIDELKRLWQANEPVVILDVRTERSLEESDTQAKGAVRLAPDDVVHEARKFGLNPEAWLIAYCA; encoded by the coding sequence ATGACTGAATTCACGGCCGAATCGTTTGCATCGTCGCTGGCCATCATTGGCGCCGTCATCATCGTGTCAGCGCTGCTTTCGGGGTTGATTGATCGCAGCCGTCTGCCGCAGGTGGCCGTGTTTCTCGCCCTCGGAGCCGCCCTCGGCCCTTACGGTCTCGCTGTCCTCAACGTCTCGCTACAGTCTCCAAGCCTGCGGGTCGTCGCAACCTTGAGCCTCGCGCTGGTTCTCTTTACCGACGCTATCTCGCTTAACATTGCCGACGTCCGGCGTCACGCCGCCCTCGCATTTCGGCTCCTGGGTCCGGGGACACTGGTCACCGCGGCCATCATCGCGTGGGCCGGATGGTGGCTGCTCGGCTTTTCGGTTCCGGCCGCCGCGATTCTCGGCGCTGCTCTGGCTTCAACCGATCCAGTCTTACTGCGAGGTCTGCTGCGCCGCCGAGACATTCCGGAAGACGCGCGCAAACCGCTTCAGCTCGAAAGCGGACTGAACGATGTCGTCCTCCTGCCCATCGTGCTGGTGGCGATGGCTTTTCTTGGAGGCGGATCGCCCGACCGTGGCGCCCTGGCAACGCTAAGTCTAAAACTTTTCATTCTTGGTCCGGGCGCGGGAGTGATGGTCGGGTTAGTGGCCGTGGCCGCGCTCGATCTAATTAGAAAGCGTCTTGGCGTGCGGCGCGACTATGAATCGCTTTACTCGCTCGGCGTGGCGTTCACCGCGTTCGCGGCGGCTGAGTCGGTTCACGGCAGCGGATTTCTGGCGGCCTTTGCGGCGGGCATAACCATCGCCGCGCTGGACGTAGAGCTTTGCGATTGCTTTGTTGAGTATGGCGCAGTCACGGCCGAGATGTTTTTGCTCTTTACCTTCGTGCTGCTCGGAGGCTCTTTGATTTGGAGTGGTTTTACGGTGATCAGCGTTCCCAGTTTGTTGTTTACCGCGATTGCAGTGCTGGTTAGGACGCCGGTGTATTTGCTGTCGCTGCAGGGTTCAAACGTACACCCGCGCGGGCGCCTGCTGATCGCGTGGTTCGGTCCGCGCGGTCTCAGTTCACTGCTGTTGATTCTTTTGCCGGTGTTCGCCGGCATGCCCGGGGGCGATCAATTGTTCGCCGTCTGCTCGCTGGTGGTGCTGGTATCGGTCGTTGTGCACGGTGGCTCGCCGATGCTTCTGGCGAGATTGGCGCGCCGGCGCGCGAGGCGGGAAGGGCTCGTTACCAGCGTGCCGCCAGGCTTTACAAGTCAGGAGCTGCATTCGATTGCGAAGCTACCAGTCGCTGTCGCTCCCGAGTCCGGGGACGTCTCGTCCGCTTCTGAACCCGCCGCGGGAATTCTGGAAACAGAAATCGCTTCGCAGACAATTTCAATAGATGAGTTAAAGCGTCTCTGGCAAGCGAACGAGCCGGTCGTGATCCTCGACGTGCGCACAGAACGGAGTTTGGAAGAGAGCGACACTCAGGCCAAAGGCGCAGTGCGTCTGGCGCCCGACGACGTGGTTCATGAAGCGAGGAAATTCGGTCTCAATCCGGAGGCATGGCTGATTGCCTACTGTGCTTGA
- a CDS encoding DUF3108 domain-containing protein, translating into MRSRIFKSSVRVALLILVSIQGVAFAQQKQTSKLPFARGEQLLYKAEINRGLLRGIDIGELRFSANLASDNNVSMVGDAVSKGFLIRLTGTHFQIHVESVADAQPFSVLRMKSTYKDKRNTTYSEATFDTDAGKAVWTESKRDEKPNATTLAINSPVHDVLTLIYFVRTQNLKPGQTFEVMMVDAGRTYRCVVNVVAGKKMGSPVGRVNTVRVEPAIFDGNREVRPRGTLVIWMTDDARHIPVKAQVKAQIGNVDINLKRVTYRDAVLARN; encoded by the coding sequence ATGAGAAGTAGGATCTTCAAAAGCTCAGTTCGCGTCGCGTTGCTTATTCTGGTCAGCATCCAGGGCGTCGCGTTCGCACAGCAAAAGCAGACGTCGAAATTGCCCTTCGCGCGCGGCGAGCAGCTCCTCTACAAGGCTGAGATCAATCGCGGACTATTGCGGGGCATTGACATCGGCGAGCTGCGGTTCAGCGCGAATCTCGCGAGCGACAACAACGTGAGCATGGTGGGCGATGCCGTGTCGAAAGGTTTCCTGATCAGGCTTACCGGTACTCACTTCCAAATCCACGTTGAATCGGTTGCTGACGCGCAGCCATTTTCGGTGCTGCGAATGAAAAGCACTTACAAGGACAAGCGCAACACGACTTATAGCGAAGCCACGTTCGACACCGACGCCGGGAAGGCCGTTTGGACTGAAAGCAAGCGTGATGAGAAGCCCAATGCGACGACGCTCGCCATCAACAGTCCGGTACATGACGTTCTGACTTTGATCTATTTTGTGCGCACCCAAAACCTGAAGCCCGGCCAAACATTTGAAGTCATGATGGTGGATGCCGGTCGGACTTATCGATGTGTGGTGAATGTCGTCGCCGGGAAAAAAATGGGCAGTCCGGTCGGACGCGTGAATACCGTGCGCGTCGAGCCCGCTATTTTCGATGGGAATCGTGAGGTTCGCCCGCGCGGCACGCTCGTAATTTGGATGACAGACGACGCCCGTCACATTCCCGTGAAGGCCCAGGTCAAAGCGCAGATCGGTAACGTCGATATCAATCTCAAGCGCGTCACCTATCGAGATGCGGTCCTTGCGCGCAACTAA